The Chryseobacterium nakagawai genome has a segment encoding these proteins:
- a CDS encoding malate dehydrogenase, giving the protein MKVTVVGAGAVGASCAEYIAMKNFCSEVVLVDIKEGFAEGKAMDLMQTASLNGFDTKITGTTGDYSKTAGSHVAVITSGIPRKPGMTREELIGINAGIVKEVTENLVKHSPEVIIIVVSNPMDTMAYLVHKTSGLPKHKIIGMGGALDSARFKYRLAEALEAPISDVDGMVIAAHSDTGMLPLLSKATRNGVPVTEFLSEDQQKYVIEETKVGGATLTKLLGTSAWYAPGAAVSVMVQAIACDQKKMIPCSLMLEGEYGQNDICLGVPAIIGANGVESIVNVTLTAEEQLKFAEAANAVREVNGDLKF; this is encoded by the coding sequence ATGAAAGTAACTGTAGTAGGTGCAGGCGCTGTAGGAGCAAGCTGTGCAGAATACATCGCAATGAAGAACTTCTGTTCAGAAGTAGTTTTGGTAGATATTAAAGAAGGGTTTGCTGAAGGTAAAGCAATGGATTTGATGCAAACAGCATCACTTAATGGATTCGATACAAAAATTACCGGAACAACAGGAGATTACAGTAAAACTGCAGGTTCTCATGTAGCAGTAATCACTTCAGGGATTCCAAGGAAACCTGGAATGACAAGAGAAGAATTGATAGGTATCAACGCAGGTATCGTGAAAGAAGTTACTGAAAACTTAGTAAAACATTCTCCGGAAGTAATCATTATTGTGGTTTCTAACCCAATGGATACTATGGCTTATTTAGTACACAAAACTTCAGGTCTTCCTAAGCACAAAATCATCGGAATGGGTGGTGCATTAGACTCTGCAAGATTCAAATACAGATTAGCTGAAGCATTAGAAGCTCCAATTTCTGATGTTGACGGTATGGTAATCGCTGCTCACAGTGATACAGGAATGCTTCCATTATTGAGCAAAGCTACAAGAAATGGAGTTCCAGTTACTGAGTTCTTAAGTGAAGATCAACAAAAATATGTAATCGAAGAAACGAAAGTAGGAGGTGCTACTCTTACTAAATTATTAGGAACTTCTGCTTGGTATGCACCAGGTGCTGCTGTTTCTGTAATGGTTCAGGCTATTGCATGTGACCAAAAGAAAATGATTCCTTGTTCATTAATGCTTGAAGGTGAGTACGGTCAAAACGATATCTGCTTAGGAGTTCCTGCGATCATTGGAGCAAACGGAGTGGAATCAATCGTAAATGTAACATTGACTGCTGAAGAGCAATTGAAATTCGCTGAAGCTGCTAATGCAGTAAGAGAAGTGAACGGAGATCTTAAATTCTAA
- a CDS encoding biliverdin-producing heme oxygenase, which produces MVSEYLKQNTADYHDAAEKLFNSEKIFNKTFTLEDYKKIIHTNYLMLLHSEDKIFSSLSEKYADKLQLAKRKKLPLIEKDLESLSLENQLASHDLEFENEHEALGAMYVIEGSTLGGNVIAKQLSKTEGFDAVTFNFFGCYQENTGPMWKNFKEVLDTEVAEEKYGEVLSGAKKLYSFLLNVN; this is translated from the coding sequence ATGGTATCAGAATATCTTAAGCAAAATACAGCAGACTATCACGACGCAGCCGAGAAACTTTTTAATTCTGAAAAAATTTTTAATAAAACCTTCACTTTAGAAGATTATAAAAAGATTATCCATACCAATTATCTGATGCTTCTTCATAGTGAAGATAAAATATTCAGCAGCCTTTCCGAAAAGTATGCGGATAAACTTCAGCTTGCTAAAAGAAAAAAGCTTCCACTTATTGAAAAGGACCTTGAAAGCCTTTCTTTGGAAAATCAGTTGGCCTCTCACGATCTTGAATTTGAGAATGAACATGAAGCTTTGGGAGCAATGTATGTGATTGAAGGTTCTACATTGGGTGGAAATGTAATTGCTAAACAACTTTCTAAAACGGAAGGTTTTGATGCGGTGACTTTTAACTTCTTCGGATGTTATCAGGAGAATACAGGACCTATGTGGAAGAACTTTAAAGAGGTTTTGGATACTGAAGTGGCAGAAGAAAAGTATGGAGAAGTACTATCTGGCGCAAAAAAGCTGTACTCATTTTTACTGAACGTCAACTAA
- a CDS encoding DNA-processing protein DprA produces MKYSDNVINVLTAKNYKGIGKAWISRNLSINKPIETLVSLLNKDSKEDSIITINDFITHKKMVENKINNLNGIDGVVAIGDKDFPQYRGKVKNSEHPIVLFYRGNINLLKPTNKNITVIGLLDPDNSTEIIEKEVVSELVKNGANIVSGLALGCDSIAHRQALLSKGKTIAILPSSLSNILPATNKELANDIIANNGLLVTEYYEDAKSKIELNSRYQERNRLQALFSDNVILSASYAKNELGNDSGSRLAMEYALNYSIARSVIYDPQTDIKNPKYDLNRQLINQQTDIVIINRKNLSSIIRKIVSNKANIQSINQSIQTNLFE; encoded by the coding sequence ATGAAATATTCAGATAACGTAATTAATGTATTAACTGCTAAAAATTATAAAGGTATTGGAAAAGCTTGGATTAGTAGAAATCTATCAATTAATAAACCTATTGAAACTTTAGTATCTCTATTAAATAAAGACTCTAAAGAAGATTCAATTATTACAATTAATGATTTTATAACCCATAAAAAAATGGTTGAAAATAAAATTAATAATCTAAATGGAATTGATGGAGTTGTAGCTATTGGTGATAAAGACTTCCCCCAATATCGTGGTAAAGTGAAAAATAGTGAACATCCAATTGTTTTATTTTATAGAGGAAATATAAATCTATTAAAACCTACAAATAAAAACATCACTGTTATAGGTTTACTTGATCCTGATAATAGTACTGAAATAATTGAAAAAGAAGTAGTTTCTGAATTGGTAAAAAATGGAGCTAATATTGTTAGTGGCTTAGCATTAGGGTGTGATTCCATTGCCCATAGGCAGGCTCTTCTTTCAAAAGGGAAAACAATTGCTATTTTACCTAGTTCCTTAAGTAATATCTTACCAGCAACAAACAAGGAATTAGCAAATGATATTATAGCTAATAATGGTTTATTAGTTACTGAATATTACGAAGATGCTAAATCTAAAATTGAATTAAATAGTAGATATCAAGAACGTAATCGATTACAAGCTTTATTTAGTGATAATGTTATATTATCAGCTAGTTATGCAAAAAATGAGTTAGGAAATGATAGTGGATCTAGATTAGCTATGGAATATGCTTTAAACTATTCTATTGCTCGCTCCGTCATTTATGATCCTCAAACAGATATAAAAAACCCAAAGTATGATTTAAATAGACAATTAATTAATCAACAAACTGATATTGTTATTATAAATCGTAAAAATTTATCATCTATAATAAGAAAAATAGTTTCAAATAAGGCAAATATCCAATCTATAAATCAATCAATCCAAACCAATTTATTTGAATAA